One Alicyclobacillus acidoterrestris DNA window includes the following coding sequences:
- a CDS encoding helix-turn-helix domain-containing protein, translated as MEFDYIKLRDVRQKKGLTIKDLAEACGVSQSLISQVERGKVTPTLTVFWRICQKLDIPMHYFFENQKDESMVVRKEQRKIIQISNSNVRYQLLSPNLQGQIEFLIVEIEPGTIHDPEGMVSHAGEECGLVLEGELDIRLGNQEIHLNEGDSICFPSSTPHRFRNPGQKTCRSVWAMTPPSF; from the coding sequence ATGGAGTTTGACTACATAAAACTGCGAGACGTCCGACAGAAAAAAGGACTCACTATCAAGGATTTAGCAGAAGCATGCGGCGTTAGTCAAAGCCTCATCAGTCAGGTTGAACGTGGAAAGGTCACGCCAACACTCACGGTTTTTTGGAGAATATGTCAAAAGCTCGACATCCCTATGCATTATTTTTTCGAGAACCAGAAAGATGAAAGCATGGTTGTGCGCAAAGAACAGCGAAAAATCATCCAAATTTCCAATTCCAACGTTCGGTATCAGCTGTTGAGCCCAAACCTACAAGGTCAGATAGAATTCCTAATCGTTGAGATTGAGCCCGGTACGATTCATGATCCGGAGGGAATGGTCAGCCACGCAGGCGAAGAATGTGGGTTAGTTCTTGAAGGTGAACTTGACATACGACTTGGAAATCAGGAAATTCATCTCAATGAAGGGGACAGCATCTGTTTCCCGTCCTCAACCCCTCATCGCTTTCGTAACCCTGGACAAAAAACCTGCAGATCTGTGTGGGCGATGACGCCACCCAGTTTTTAA
- the alr gene encoding alanine racemase, translating into MIHLTKEQHYRDTWAEVNLDAIRHNVRAVRACVGPDIMIMAVVKANAYGHGASPVVKAAIEAGANYLGVATLDEAIALRRAGIELPILVLGYVSGEYAIVAARQRIVLTVVGLQHAKELVAKFPRGQMIDLHVHLKLDTGMGRLGVRTADELAMEVEAISAHPSIYIDGAFTHFAQADSAEKTYTMQQLQQASELFYALRNTMHLNTAESLILHAANSAAILQFPESYLNMVRLGISLYGVYPSSEVNRDRITLRQTLTMYTRIAYCKVLPPGTSVSYGRTFITKQTMKVATLPVGYADGYHRSLSNRGYAVVRGVKCPIVGMICMDQTMIDVSQVDGVEAGEVVTIYDEQTLPELADLAQTIPYELLCSISPRVPRRYVEDD; encoded by the coding sequence ATGATCCATCTTACGAAGGAACAGCATTATCGCGACACCTGGGCAGAGGTGAACCTTGATGCCATCAGGCATAATGTTCGTGCCGTACGTGCGTGTGTGGGGCCTGATATTATGATTATGGCGGTCGTCAAGGCGAATGCATATGGACATGGTGCGTCTCCAGTCGTAAAGGCTGCCATTGAGGCGGGGGCAAATTACCTTGGCGTCGCCACATTAGACGAGGCTATCGCGCTGCGAAGGGCTGGAATCGAACTGCCCATACTTGTGCTGGGGTATGTATCCGGGGAGTACGCAATCGTCGCCGCCCGGCAGAGGATTGTGTTGACTGTCGTTGGATTACAACATGCGAAGGAACTTGTCGCAAAGTTTCCACGTGGGCAAATGATTGACTTACATGTTCATCTCAAACTAGACACAGGTATGGGAAGACTGGGCGTACGTACCGCCGATGAACTGGCGATGGAAGTTGAAGCGATATCCGCTCATCCCAGTATCTATATTGATGGTGCTTTTACGCATTTCGCACAGGCGGATTCAGCAGAAAAAACGTACACGATGCAGCAATTGCAACAGGCGAGTGAACTATTTTATGCACTCCGAAACACAATGCATCTCAACACCGCTGAATCATTGATTCTTCATGCAGCAAATTCTGCAGCAATTCTTCAATTCCCGGAAAGTTATTTAAACATGGTGCGACTAGGTATTAGTTTGTACGGCGTGTATCCTTCATCAGAGGTCAACCGGGATCGGATAACTTTACGACAGACCCTAACGATGTACACCCGAATAGCCTATTGTAAAGTTCTTCCCCCTGGAACTTCCGTCAGTTATGGTAGGACGTTTATCACCAAGCAAACTATGAAAGTGGCTACGTTGCCTGTCGGATATGCAGACGGGTATCATCGTTCTTTATCCAATCGGGGTTATGCAGTCGTGCGGGGAGTCAAGTGCCCCATTGTAGGGATGATTTGTATGGATCAGACGATGATAGATGTTAGTCAAGTGGATGGCGTTGAGGCTGGCGAAGTCGTCACGATATACGACGAGCAGACACTTCCTGAACTTGCAGATTTGGCGCAGACGATTCCATATGAACTTTTATGCTCTATTTCACCCCGCGTTCCTAGAAGGTATGTCGAGGACGACTGA
- a CDS encoding aldehyde dehydrogenase family protein produces the protein MAEYLQLLIDGAWIEGAASVRPLRNPATGEEIARIRDADATQVDEAVMAAQRAFHQTNWATDTALRVQVLRKLADALETAADEFAHLETQNTGKPLRESELDVADSVSCFRYYADLIASKEPWQKDMWDGSKSVVVYEPVGVCGLIVPWNFPLLLGVWKLAPALAAGNTVVFKPAELTPLTALKLGTLAHASGVPNGVFNIVLGDGQVGEEIVRHPDVDKISFTGGAKTGKHIYAACAEGLKRISLELGGKSPLLVFDDVDIDISVDIALFGAFFNQGQVCVASSRLLVHEAIYKEFTEKFRRRATGLKLGDPFHPTTELGPVVSVEHLENINRFIRNAQCAGATLLCGGKVKADIGPLFLEPTVFVDVRQDMEIVQEEVFGPVITIQPFAEEADAIRLANDTKYGLAAGVITNHLARAERIARSLRAGTVWLNGYHTPHVEAPWGGFKQSGIGRELGPEGLIGFMEPKHMNIHPVPSKVGWFVERGHTVR, from the coding sequence TTGGCTGAATATCTTCAACTACTGATTGATGGAGCGTGGATTGAAGGTGCGGCCTCGGTCCGCCCCTTGCGTAATCCCGCGACGGGTGAAGAGATTGCCCGGATTCGGGATGCCGATGCGACACAAGTAGACGAGGCCGTCATGGCGGCGCAGCGTGCGTTTCATCAAACGAATTGGGCGACGGATACGGCGCTTCGCGTTCAAGTTTTACGCAAACTGGCGGATGCACTCGAAACGGCTGCAGACGAGTTTGCGCACTTGGAGACACAAAACACAGGCAAACCCCTTCGGGAGTCGGAATTGGATGTGGCAGATTCCGTATCCTGTTTCCGTTACTATGCCGACTTGATTGCCTCTAAAGAGCCGTGGCAGAAAGATATGTGGGACGGATCGAAAAGTGTTGTGGTATACGAGCCCGTCGGGGTGTGTGGGTTGATTGTCCCTTGGAACTTCCCACTTTTACTGGGCGTCTGGAAACTCGCTCCGGCTTTGGCGGCAGGAAACACGGTCGTCTTTAAGCCGGCGGAGTTAACGCCATTGACTGCGCTGAAGCTTGGCACTTTGGCACACGCAAGTGGCGTTCCTAATGGTGTGTTCAACATTGTGCTTGGTGATGGTCAGGTGGGGGAAGAAATCGTCAGGCACCCGGACGTGGACAAAATTTCCTTCACAGGCGGTGCCAAGACGGGCAAACACATTTACGCAGCTTGCGCCGAAGGGCTCAAACGCATCTCTTTGGAGTTGGGTGGAAAGTCCCCGTTACTTGTGTTTGACGACGTGGACATCGACATTTCGGTAGATATTGCGTTGTTCGGAGCCTTTTTCAACCAAGGACAGGTTTGTGTCGCATCCTCTCGACTCTTGGTTCACGAGGCGATATATAAGGAATTCACCGAGAAGTTCAGGCGGAGGGCGACGGGCCTTAAATTGGGGGATCCATTCCATCCAACCACAGAGCTCGGCCCTGTCGTGAGTGTTGAGCACCTTGAGAACATCAACAGATTTATTCGAAACGCCCAATGTGCAGGGGCGACGCTGTTGTGTGGTGGGAAGGTCAAGGCTGACATAGGTCCGCTGTTCCTCGAGCCGACTGTTTTCGTGGACGTTCGCCAGGATATGGAGATTGTACAAGAGGAAGTGTTTGGTCCGGTCATTACCATTCAACCATTCGCCGAGGAAGCCGATGCCATACGGCTAGCGAACGATACGAAATATGGCTTGGCGGCTGGTGTCATCACGAACCATCTCGCTCGCGCCGAACGCATCGCGAGGTCTTTGCGAGCTGGAACTGTATGGCTGAATGGCTATCACACTCCGCATGTTGAAGCACCTTGGGGCGGGTTCAAGCAAAGCGGTATAGGTCGTGAATTAGGACCGGAAGGACTGATAGGCTTTATGGAGCCAAAACACATGAATATTCATCCAGTGCCTTCGAAAGTGGGATGGTTCGTGGAACGCGGGCATACCGTCAGATAG
- a CDS encoding dipeptidase yields MRDQMTPVFDLHSDIPTDIARRRAQGEHNVFRTHHYPRLRASGVKAVVFVLWVEPEHRQRSAHRLIELLGALLADFHECCDCVELVKDQKSLQNVVAAGKVAVVLGVEGMTFVEQWWLQGTQYRDEEEALKEQFALSMGILRQVGLRHAILVWGEQNAIASGPGTFFDPAGCMGLTTFGRKVVERLAESKILIDVSHLDELSTEEVLDAAPGIVIASHSNARALCDHPRNLSDCHLREIGRRHGIVGLNSYAKFIDEDKADMDRFIDHLVYIANLIGIEHVAFGFDFMDYLPNIYGFPERTEGLWRVEDVPGLLNRLIVRGFSEQEITQVAYYNALRILG; encoded by the coding sequence GTGCGTGATCAAATGACGCCTGTTTTCGATTTGCACTCGGATATTCCCACGGATATTGCACGTAGAAGGGCCCAGGGTGAGCATAACGTTTTCCGAACCCACCATTATCCGCGTTTGCGGGCGAGCGGTGTGAAAGCTGTCGTGTTTGTACTCTGGGTAGAACCTGAGCATCGGCAACGGAGCGCACATCGACTGATTGAACTTCTTGGAGCGCTGCTGGCCGATTTTCATGAATGTTGCGATTGCGTGGAACTCGTGAAAGACCAAAAGTCGCTTCAAAATGTGGTAGCGGCTGGTAAGGTTGCTGTTGTTCTTGGTGTCGAGGGGATGACATTCGTAGAACAGTGGTGGCTCCAGGGGACACAGTATAGGGACGAAGAAGAGGCTCTGAAAGAACAATTTGCATTATCGATGGGCATCTTACGCCAAGTAGGTTTGCGTCACGCCATTTTGGTCTGGGGCGAACAGAATGCAATCGCGAGTGGACCCGGAACTTTTTTCGATCCCGCCGGATGCATGGGATTAACGACGTTTGGGCGAAAAGTAGTGGAACGTCTAGCGGAAAGCAAAATTCTGATTGATGTGTCCCATCTTGACGAGCTTTCGACAGAGGAGGTACTAGATGCCGCTCCGGGTATCGTTATAGCTTCGCATTCGAACGCCCGTGCGCTTTGCGACCATCCACGTAATCTTTCAGACTGTCATTTGAGAGAAATCGGCCGTAGACATGGGATTGTTGGGTTGAACTCGTACGCGAAGTTTATTGATGAGGACAAGGCGGACATGGATAGATTTATCGATCACCTCGTCTACATTGCAAATTTAATTGGCATCGAGCATGTTGCTTTTGGCTTTGATTTCATGGACTACTTGCCGAATATCTACGGGTTTCCGGAACGGACTGAGGGATTGTGGCGCGTCGAAGATGTCCCGGGGCTTTTAAACAGGTTGATTGTACGTGGATTTTCTGAACAGGAAATCACGCAGGTGGCCTACTACAATGCATTGCGGATATTGGGTTGA
- a CDS encoding sigma-54 interaction domain-containing protein, whose amino-acid sequence MREVNKLSSKPMATKSVEHWEQANEDLQLILNSSLDDILITDGDGIVLSVSQSFANSYRIPPEELVGKSVIELEKSQIFQPSVTRKVIETRTRQVLLQTTMDDKKMLVTGVPVFGEEGEIRRIVSYSHDVTELLELRAHLSEMQEEMSRVRRELEQLRGRDREMCDLLIASDCMKQLTESISRIARHDVPVLLLGESGVGKSAFAKLVHRQSDRKSGPFIEVNCGAIPAHLIESELFGYEPGAFTGAAKSGKVGLIELAHDGTLFLDEVGELPLALQVKFLKVLEDKQFRKVGGTKPVHSNFRLVCATNRDMSSMVQEGKFREDLYYRINTVEMLIPPLRERPSDIVELVMHFLHQMYLRHGLDRALGKDVMQRFLSYHWPGNIRELEHVVERAVVLAPGHFIELSDLPIAIQRAGDTSTAVMDKMSLPDMLAAYEKRILQDARQKYSTTTQMAMHLGVSQPTIVRKLQKYFSV is encoded by the coding sequence ATGCGGGAAGTGAACAAATTGTCATCTAAGCCGATGGCGACGAAGTCGGTGGAACACTGGGAGCAGGCGAATGAGGATTTACAACTAATTCTCAATTCGTCATTGGATGACATTTTGATTACAGATGGGGACGGCATCGTGCTCAGTGTTTCGCAATCATTCGCCAACTCCTATCGCATTCCCCCAGAAGAACTGGTAGGAAAATCCGTGATCGAACTAGAGAAGAGCCAGATTTTTCAACCCTCTGTGACGCGCAAAGTCATCGAAACAAGGACCCGTCAGGTTTTGCTTCAGACCACAATGGATGATAAGAAAATGCTCGTAACCGGCGTTCCTGTGTTTGGCGAGGAGGGGGAGATTCGAAGGATTGTCTCCTACTCACACGATGTTACGGAACTCCTCGAGCTACGCGCACACCTATCAGAGATGCAAGAGGAAATGTCGCGGGTTCGGCGTGAATTGGAGCAATTGCGGGGTCGGGATAGGGAGATGTGTGATTTGCTCATCGCAAGTGATTGTATGAAACAATTGACGGAGTCGATTTCACGCATCGCGAGGCACGACGTACCCGTTCTTTTGCTTGGAGAATCTGGCGTCGGAAAAAGCGCGTTTGCCAAGCTGGTCCATCGGCAAAGTGATAGAAAGTCCGGACCATTCATTGAAGTGAATTGTGGGGCCATCCCGGCACACCTCATTGAATCTGAGTTATTTGGGTATGAACCGGGTGCGTTCACTGGAGCGGCCAAGTCCGGCAAGGTTGGGTTAATTGAGCTCGCGCACGACGGGACGCTGTTTTTGGACGAGGTTGGCGAGTTGCCACTTGCACTTCAGGTAAAGTTCTTAAAAGTATTAGAGGACAAACAATTTCGCAAGGTGGGTGGAACAAAACCTGTGCACTCAAACTTTCGCCTCGTTTGCGCGACCAATCGAGATATGTCGAGCATGGTCCAGGAGGGGAAGTTCCGCGAAGATTTGTATTACCGCATCAATACCGTTGAGATGTTGATTCCACCACTGCGGGAGCGGCCCAGTGATATTGTGGAGCTCGTGATGCACTTTTTGCATCAAATGTATTTGCGTCACGGATTGGATAGGGCGTTGGGGAAGGACGTCATGCAGCGTTTCCTGAGCTACCATTGGCCCGGGAATATCCGGGAGTTGGAGCACGTTGTCGAGCGAGCAGTCGTTCTCGCACCCGGTCACTTCATTGAATTGTCCGATCTACCCATCGCCATCCAGCGCGCCGGGGATACGTCTACGGCAGTGATGGATAAAATGTCTTTGCCGGATATGTTAGCCGCATACGAGAAACGCATCTTGCAAGATGCGCGTCAAAAGTACTCGACGACGACGCAGATGGCCATGCATCTAGGGGTGAGTCAGCCCACCATCGTTCGCAAATTGCAGAAATACTTCTCGGTCTAA
- the speB gene encoding agmatinase → MRYQPKDSFQSPRFCGPRTFARLPYVEHLDDDMDFVIAGIPFDSGASFRTGQRFGPEAIRDFSILLRPYNVEQDINVFDYVSGVDYGDVPVIPGYIQLTYDKIVETLGPVLERGIVPICLGGDHAITLGELRAVARKHGPVALVHFDAHSDTWDSYFGQKYNHGTPFRRALEEGLLDVSRSIQVGMRGALYSPDDLDDARRLGFAVYSTNQFKRMGVDETLKLIHERVGQGPAFLTFDIDFLDPSYAPGTGTPEVAGVSIDDALTLVRGLTGIQFVGFDLVEVLPSYDHGQITAAAAANVIYEFITLLALQKREASKKLEQLKEIHIG, encoded by the coding sequence ATGCGTTATCAACCGAAGGACTCGTTTCAATCCCCACGTTTTTGCGGACCTCGCACGTTCGCTCGGCTTCCATATGTAGAACACCTCGATGATGACATGGATTTTGTGATTGCTGGTATTCCGTTTGATTCCGGTGCATCGTTTCGCACAGGGCAGCGATTTGGGCCCGAAGCCATCCGCGACTTCTCCATTCTTCTTCGTCCGTACAACGTCGAACAGGATATCAATGTATTCGACTATGTTTCTGGTGTCGATTATGGCGATGTACCTGTTATTCCTGGGTATATTCAGCTCACTTATGACAAGATTGTCGAGACCCTGGGCCCTGTGTTGGAGCGGGGGATTGTACCGATTTGTCTAGGAGGCGATCACGCCATTACATTAGGGGAACTTCGTGCGGTTGCCCGGAAACACGGCCCGGTTGCGCTGGTTCACTTTGATGCCCACTCAGATACCTGGGACAGTTATTTTGGACAAAAGTATAACCATGGTACGCCATTCCGGCGGGCACTTGAGGAGGGATTGCTCGACGTTTCAAGGTCGATTCAGGTAGGGATGCGCGGCGCGCTTTATTCGCCTGATGATTTGGACGATGCGCGGCGATTGGGCTTTGCGGTCTATTCGACGAACCAGTTCAAGCGCATGGGTGTGGATGAAACCCTGAAATTGATTCATGAACGCGTAGGTCAGGGTCCAGCTTTTCTTACCTTTGATATCGATTTCTTAGACCCGAGCTATGCGCCAGGCACAGGTACACCGGAAGTGGCAGGTGTGAGCATTGACGATGCACTCACACTGGTGCGTGGACTCACCGGAATTCAATTTGTCGGCTTCGATTTGGTTGAGGTGCTTCCCTCTTATGATCATGGGCAAATCACCGCGGCGGCCGCAGCTAATGTGATTTACGAGTTTATCACATTGTTGGCATTGCAAAAACGTGAGGCAAGTAAAAAACTGGAGCAGCTAAAGGAGATTCACATTGGCTGA
- the galE gene encoding UDP-glucose 4-epimerase GalE, producing MKVLITGGAGYIGSHTCVALLDAGHDIVVLDSFANSKPESLRRVAEICGKDFAIYNVDLLNQFEVEDVFAREKLDAVIHFAGYKAVGESVSQPLKYYHNNFTGTVILCEVMQKFGVTKMVFSSSATVYGTSDDVPFTEDMPVAAINPYGQTKVMLEQVLRDLCEADSAWRVAALRYFNPVGAHESGLIGEDPNGVPSNLLPYVTQVAIGRLPELTIHGDDYPTPDGTCIRDYIHVMDLAEGHVKALESLVDKPGFEIYNLGTGVGSSVLEVVHAFEEASGVKIPRRIGPRRPGDAPVSYADVSKAQRELGWRAKYNLVQMCADAWNWQLKNPNGFAGEAEAGL from the coding sequence ATGAAAGTTTTGATCACGGGTGGAGCTGGGTATATTGGCAGTCATACCTGTGTTGCGTTGTTGGACGCTGGACACGATATCGTCGTGTTGGACAGCTTTGCGAATAGTAAACCGGAGTCTCTTCGCCGCGTTGCAGAGATTTGTGGCAAGGACTTTGCAATATACAATGTCGATTTGTTGAATCAATTCGAGGTCGAGGACGTATTTGCCCGGGAAAAGCTGGATGCCGTCATCCACTTTGCGGGGTATAAGGCTGTCGGGGAGTCCGTTTCACAGCCGCTGAAATATTATCACAACAATTTTACGGGGACGGTCATTTTGTGTGAGGTGATGCAGAAATTTGGCGTCACCAAAATGGTATTCAGTTCGTCGGCGACTGTGTACGGAACGAGTGATGATGTTCCATTTACGGAGGACATGCCCGTTGCGGCCATCAATCCATACGGGCAGACCAAAGTGATGCTGGAGCAGGTATTACGAGATCTCTGCGAGGCGGACAGCGCCTGGCGTGTGGCGGCACTGCGCTATTTCAATCCAGTCGGGGCGCATGAAAGTGGGCTGATTGGCGAAGACCCGAACGGGGTTCCGAGCAACTTGCTCCCGTATGTCACGCAGGTGGCGATTGGCCGATTGCCGGAGTTGACGATTCACGGCGACGATTACCCGACGCCAGATGGAACGTGCATTCGCGATTACATCCACGTGATGGATCTCGCCGAAGGCCATGTCAAAGCCCTGGAAAGTCTCGTGGACAAGCCCGGCTTCGAAATTTACAATCTCGGTACGGGTGTTGGAAGCAGTGTGCTTGAAGTGGTTCACGCCTTCGAAGAGGCGTCTGGTGTCAAGATTCCGCGGCGCATTGGCCCGCGTCGGCCGGGTGATGCACCGGTGAGTTATGCGGATGTATCCAAGGCGCAGCGCGAGTTAGGCTGGCGGGCGAAGTATAATCTCGTGCAGATGTGTGCCGATGCTTGGAACTGGCAATTAAAGAACCCGAATGGGTTCGCGGGAGAAGCCGAAGCGGGTTTGTGA
- a CDS encoding APC family permease, whose protein sequence is MHTEKHTQGEFKQVLSMKQVVAIAIAAISPTTSVFLVYGEGLSSAGTGVFWAFVIGACIAISMAFCYAELGSVFPGAGGAYTIVRRALGKPFGFIAALLFLVLGVVVTASILVSSATYLNSLVPQIPVNWAAVVMMGIVTWFSLERIGAASWVAMAMLIIELAVIFAFIVITFVGARHSVSFIFHPTTVNAQGHLINTGMAGLLAAVVPALFAFNGYDWPLYFAEETHEPKRVLPRAVMVAVIASVVTELLGVISSTLAMPSLSEAMKSSAPLTYIAQSSAGHIGATILIIGVVIAMFDTGLSGNLAYARIYLDTARQDNWPGPINRFFGSMNRHNVPKWGFVFLGIGNAILCYFTSLNNLITFTGVIIVVIYLLIATSALIHRYKNRSADRPFRMPLWPIPPVIAIIGVILALTQQGLGDLLKTAIIIAIAVIYWFAYLRLKKDGVASTTDKTATVIRH, encoded by the coding sequence GTGCATACCGAAAAACACACTCAAGGAGAGTTCAAGCAAGTATTAAGTATGAAACAAGTCGTTGCCATTGCTATCGCAGCCATTTCCCCAACAACCTCGGTTTTCCTGGTATATGGAGAAGGGCTGTCATCAGCGGGGACTGGCGTCTTTTGGGCATTTGTCATCGGCGCCTGTATTGCCATCTCGATGGCGTTCTGCTACGCGGAATTGGGTTCGGTTTTCCCAGGGGCCGGCGGTGCATATACAATTGTGCGCCGCGCATTAGGTAAACCATTTGGCTTTATTGCAGCACTCCTATTTCTCGTACTTGGTGTCGTAGTGACTGCAAGTATTCTCGTATCCTCGGCGACATATTTGAACTCACTTGTTCCACAAATCCCAGTCAACTGGGCCGCAGTTGTCATGATGGGCATTGTCACCTGGTTTTCCCTCGAACGCATTGGTGCGGCCAGTTGGGTCGCAATGGCGATGCTCATCATCGAACTGGCCGTCATTTTTGCATTCATTGTGATTACATTCGTCGGAGCACGCCACTCCGTATCGTTTATCTTTCATCCAACCACAGTGAATGCGCAGGGCCACCTGATCAACACAGGCATGGCCGGATTACTTGCAGCTGTAGTTCCCGCGCTCTTCGCATTCAATGGCTACGACTGGCCGCTTTACTTTGCTGAGGAAACGCATGAGCCGAAGCGCGTGCTACCACGTGCAGTCATGGTCGCCGTGATTGCCTCTGTCGTCACCGAATTGTTAGGTGTCATCTCATCTACGCTCGCCATGCCCAGCCTCTCCGAGGCCATGAAATCAAGTGCCCCGTTAACCTATATTGCACAATCCAGTGCTGGTCATATTGGTGCTACCATCTTAATTATCGGTGTTGTCATTGCGATGTTTGACACCGGCCTAAGCGGCAATCTTGCTTATGCCCGGATTTATTTAGACACAGCTAGGCAAGACAATTGGCCGGGGCCTATCAACCGCTTTTTTGGAAGTATGAATCGCCACAATGTCCCAAAGTGGGGATTCGTTTTTCTTGGCATCGGCAACGCAATTTTGTGTTACTTCACTTCATTGAACAACTTGATTACGTTCACTGGTGTGATTATCGTCGTCATCTACTTACTCATTGCCACTTCGGCGTTGATTCATCGATATAAAAACCGCTCGGCCGACCGTCCGTTCCGCATGCCACTCTGGCCGATTCCACCTGTTATCGCCATCATCGGTGTGATTCTCGCACTCACACAACAAGGGCTCGGTGACTTACTCAAAACAGCTATCATCATCGCCATCGCCGTCATTTACTGGTTCGCGTATCTGCGGTTGAAGAAAGATGGCGTAGCCTCCACCACTGACAAAACAGCCACGGTGATTCGTCACTAA
- the ald gene encoding alanine dehydrogenase, with protein sequence MIIGVPKEIKNNENRVSLTPGGAKLLVQQGHRVLVERGAGSGCGFRDEEYAQAGATLVSHEAAWMESNMVMKVKEPQPTEYRFFRKDLILFTYLHLAAEPELARQLVEKETVGIGYETVQAANGSLPLLAPMSEIAGRMAPQIGAQFLTNHYGGPGVLLGGVPGVRAANVVIIGGGTVGTNAAKIAVGMGAHVTILDKSADRLAYLDDLFDGRVETVVSTEDEIATSAQTADLLISSVLIPGAKAPKLVTTAMVQAMKEGAVIVDVAIDQGGSVETIDKITTHEDPVYTKYGVIHYAVANIPGAVARSSTLALTNATLPYALQIARDGWMKAAHDNAALRPGVNTVAGYITHPSVATALSMPFADVTSMIS encoded by the coding sequence ATGATTATTGGTGTACCGAAAGAAATTAAAAACAATGAAAACCGTGTTTCGCTGACGCCTGGGGGCGCAAAACTCCTCGTGCAACAGGGGCATCGCGTGTTGGTTGAACGGGGTGCCGGTAGTGGTTGTGGATTTCGCGATGAGGAATACGCACAGGCTGGTGCAACTTTAGTTTCGCACGAAGCGGCCTGGATGGAATCGAATATGGTGATGAAGGTCAAGGAACCACAGCCGACAGAGTATCGCTTTTTTCGAAAGGATTTAATCTTGTTTACCTACCTGCACCTTGCTGCAGAACCTGAGCTAGCGCGCCAACTCGTAGAGAAGGAAACTGTAGGGATTGGCTATGAGACCGTTCAAGCGGCAAATGGCAGTTTGCCTCTGTTGGCGCCAATGAGTGAAATTGCTGGGCGCATGGCGCCGCAAATTGGAGCGCAGTTTTTGACGAATCACTATGGTGGACCAGGTGTGCTGCTTGGTGGCGTCCCTGGCGTGCGTGCCGCGAACGTCGTCATCATTGGTGGCGGGACCGTTGGTACCAATGCAGCGAAAATTGCAGTGGGTATGGGGGCGCATGTGACGATTCTAGATAAGAGCGCCGACCGCCTAGCGTACCTGGATGATTTATTCGATGGCCGAGTAGAAACAGTTGTCTCCACCGAGGACGAGATTGCTACGTCCGCTCAAACTGCAGATCTGTTGATTAGCTCTGTTCTAATTCCGGGTGCGAAAGCGCCGAAATTGGTAACGACAGCAATGGTGCAGGCGATGAAGGAGGGGGCTGTGATTGTTGATGTCGCTATCGACCAAGGGGGATCGGTTGAGACCATTGATAAAATCACAACCCACGAAGACCCTGTTTACACGAAGTATGGCGTGATTCACTATGCCGTAGCGAATATACCCGGTGCTGTGGCACGGTCATCCACATTGGCACTTACGAACGCAACATTGCCATATGCGCTACAGATTGCAAGGGATGGTTGGATGAAAGCTGCGCACGACAACGCTGCACTTCGTCCTGGTGTCAACACGGTCGCGGGTTACATCACGCATCCCTCTGTTGCGACGGCACTTTCGATGCCATTTGCTGACGTCACATCTATGATTTCTTGA